One window from the genome of Bacillus tianshenii encodes:
- a CDS encoding TAXI family TRAP transporter solute-binding subunit, with protein sequence MKKNWLLALVLLFAMSMVLAACGGGGNEAENAGSEGDSENQGSEQAEGGEGNYITDLQLGTGSTGGTYFPLGQEIATVLNNNVEAEGFNVSAVSTGASNDNLARIMREDLQLGMTVHIPAKNAVDGEGEFDGVPVENVGFMGHIYPEVMQVVTLGSTGIESIADLKGKKVAIGPPGSGTQAAAKKILEAYGLKEGDYKAFEEGFGDAKNKLQDGQVDATFGFLGLPASSIDELQAQTKDVKYLPIEGDALATLEETTGYEGYEIAADTFEWLDAPVNTITAYAIMVGSTSQISEELGYQITKAMFENADSISHAQGAHITKENALKGSKGLPMHPGAKKYFEEAGISE encoded by the coding sequence ATGAAAAAGAATTGGCTATTAGCGCTTGTTCTGTTGTTTGCCATGTCAATGGTTCTTGCAGCATGTGGCGGTGGCGGAAATGAAGCTGAAAATGCTGGTTCTGAAGGTGATTCAGAAAATCAAGGTTCTGAACAAGCAGAAGGTGGAGAAGGTAATTACATTACTGACCTTCAATTAGGTACAGGAAGTACAGGTGGAACATACTTCCCGCTTGGGCAAGAGATTGCTACAGTTTTGAATAATAATGTAGAGGCTGAAGGTTTCAATGTAAGCGCTGTATCAACTGGGGCTTCAAATGATAACTTAGCACGTATTATGCGTGAAGACCTTCAACTAGGTATGACGGTTCACATCCCTGCTAAAAATGCAGTAGATGGTGAAGGAGAATTTGACGGTGTACCTGTAGAAAACGTTGGATTTATGGGTCATATTTATCCAGAGGTTATGCAAGTTGTAACACTTGGTTCTACTGGAATTGAATCAATTGCTGACCTGAAAGGTAAGAAAGTTGCGATTGGACCACCAGGAAGTGGAACTCAAGCAGCTGCTAAGAAAATCCTTGAAGCTTATGGATTGAAAGAAGGCGACTACAAAGCATTTGAAGAAGGCTTTGGTGACGCGAAAAACAAACTTCAAGATGGTCAAGTTGATGCAACATTTGGTTTCTTGGGATTACCGGCATCTTCAATTGATGAATTACAAGCACAAACAAAAGATGTAAAATATCTTCCTATCGAAGGCGATGCGCTAGCAACACTTGAAGAAACAACAGGGTATGAAGGATATGAAATCGCTGCAGATACATTTGAATGGTTAGATGCACCAGTGAATACAATTACAGCGTATGCAATCATGGTTGGTTCTACTTCACAAATTAGTGAAGAGCTTGGCTACCAAATCACGAAGGCAATGTTCGAAAATGCTGATAGTATTTCTCATGCTCAAGGTGCACATATTACAAAAGAAAATGCTCTTAAAGGTTCTAAAGGGCTTCCAATGCACCCAGGAGCTAAAAAGTATTTCGAAGAAGCAGGCATTTCAGAATAA